A genomic stretch from Salarias fasciatus chromosome 10, fSalaFa1.1, whole genome shotgun sequence includes:
- the LOC115395320 gene encoding 14-3-3 protein epsilon: protein MTDRENLVYQAKLAEQAERYDEMVESMKNVASMDVELTVEERNLLSVAYKNVIGARRASWRIISSLEQKEENKGGEDKLKMIREYRKTVEKELKSICNDILDVLDKHLILAATTGESKVFYYKMKGDYHRYLAEFATGNDRKEAAENSLVAYKAASDIAMIELPPTHPIRLGLALNFSVFYYEILNSPDRACRLAKEAFDNAIAELDTLSEESYKDSTLIMQLLRDNLTLWTSDVQGDGEEQNKEALQDAEDEAQ, encoded by the exons AAATGGTGGAGTCGATGAAGAACGTGGCCAGCATGGACGTGGAGCTGACCGTGGAGGAGAGGAACCTGCTGTCGGTAGCATACAAGAACGTGATCGGAGCCAGAAGAGCCTCCTGGAGGATAATCAGCAGCCTagaacagaaagaagaaaacaaaggtgGCGAAGACAAACTAAAGATGATCAGAGAATACAGGAAAACG GTCGAGAAAGAGCTGAAATCAATCTGCAACGACATTCTGGATGTACTGGACAAGCACCTCATCTTAGCCGCGACCACGGGAGAATCAAAGGTTTTCTACTACAAAAT GAAGGGAGATTACCACAGGTACCTGGCAGAGTTTGCCACAGGCAACGACAGGAAGGAGGCAGCCGAGAACAGTTTGGTAGCGTACAAAGCCGCAAGCGACATCGCCATGATCGAACTCCCTCCAACACACCCCATCCGCCTGGGACTGGCCCTCAACTTTTCAGTTTTCTATTATGAAATTCTCAACTCACCAGACCGTGCTTGCAG GTTGGCGAAGGAAGCGTTCGACAATGCCATCGCAGAACTGGACACGCTGAGCGAGGAGAGCTATAAGGACTCAACACTTATCATGCAGTTGCTACGTGACAACTTGACACTATGGACCTCAGACGTGCAGGGAGATG GTGAAGAACAGAACAAAGAAGCACTGCAAGATGCGGAGGACGAGGCCCAGTGA